AGCTGTAGTAACGACATTGTGAGATATATACTACgtgattttaatatatgtgaataaTCAGATATCTATATAATCGGATCCATCCTCgctcatttttcttttattcacTCTGATATATTTACTTCGTTTACATCGCCTTACACCATGATGAAGAGCCTCATTGTTATCGTAGCTCTCCTATGCCTCGTCACGCTCCCAAAACCAACCGTCTGTTCACAAAAGAAACTTCACCCCTGGCTCGTTCCCTAATATTCCCAACATCCACAGGTTTCCAAAAATCCCCGGTATACAAAACATCCCTCAAATCTCAATACCAAACATTCCTATCCCTCAAATTCCGGTGATTCCTGGACTTCCTAACATTCCAGGTCTTCCGAGAGGATCATTTGGCCTGTTTCAGTCAGTTCTCGTGTCACAGTCCGCTGAGCCAGAGAACTGTTTGACAGGTGATAAGTCTAAAGTGGGAGAGAAATGTTTGTCGCAGATTTTTTCGAGTTGGGCAGGGAACAATTTCTCTTTGGACAAAGAGTGTTGTGAGCTCGTTCTGAATATGGACAAAAAGTTTAGGAGCTCTCTGTTTCTCGCTTCCGGTGGTGGTTTGAACCTCGAGCTTTCCTGCGGCTGAGGACTTCAAAGCTGTTTGGGGATGTTTCCAATCATTTGGAGCAGCTTTACGGGCAAGCCAATTTCTAACAAGACTTGGTCTCATGTATCATCAAAGGTTTCCTCCCCATTTGGCAATGTGCTTCTTTGGTCGAGCTCTGGTCTCTGCTCGTCTATTTTGCTCTGTTTCAAGATCTCTAGTAGCTGTATCTTCTTTTattctcttttaatttttagtttaatttcttTTCTGCTACTAACTTCTGTATAATTTCTGTCTAAAACTGAAAATTGtgtaaaattttaacatttttaccaaaaagaaaaaaagtgtaACGACCATCTtcacataatttttaatttttgggtttaggatttagggtttagggtttagtattttagtgtttagtgtctttgatttagagtttagaatttatccaatggtttaggatttaccaaaggtttagggtttagaatttagtgttttgctaccgacttaaaaaaaattttaaatattttttttagctactattatttttttattttttatctttttattttaaaagtatactataacttgacaatattttttttctttttttaaaagatatcgaatatgaaatgaTGAAATCATATTAGTTGGTGAACCCTCGTAAGAAAATAAACTTGGACGGTTAGAAAGCTACTAAGTTTTATAATAGGCCCTTGTGGGCTTTGCCGGAGTCACC
The Brassica napus cultivar Da-Ae chromosome A1, Da-Ae, whole genome shotgun sequence DNA segment above includes these coding regions:
- the LOC125607099 gene encoding uncharacterized protein LOC125607099, with amino-acid sequence MVVQRNNRINTLLSYASSRSQNQPSVHKRNFTPGSFPNIPNIHRFPKIPGIQNIPQISIPNIPIPQIPVIPGLPNIPGLPRGSFGLFQSVLVSQSAEPENCLTGDKSKVGEKCLSQIFSSWAGNNFSLDKECCELVLNMDKKFRSSLFLASGGGLNLELSCG